GCAGCCTGAAGGATGGAGATGAGGAGCAGACCCTCAGAGGAGCTAGTGGGGGAGCTCGTGGGCCACCAGCTGGTAGTGGTTCCCACAGGACGGGCAGCGCTGGGCCTCGCCCTCATGGAGCCAGAACCAGACCACGGCCGTGTTGTCTTCTTcacctgcagacaggaagtgacacgttAGCGCTGCAGAGACCAGCATGACCAGACCAGGAAACACTCACAGATGCATCCCACAATCCTCTTGGTGGTGACGGAGGGGACCAGGTGGGGGTCGGCCTTGGAGCCGGTGTACTCCTTGGGCTTCATCGTGCTGTAGGGGTCCTGGAAGAGGACTCAGAGGGTCAGTGCTCAAACATCACGAGAGCATTTATTTACACCCAGTTAAACTCCACAGGATGGAATGAGTCAGAACTTTATTTAAACAGCGGCCAGACACAGGGACAGAGGCTGTGTGTGGGACGGCCAGAACAAGATCCAGTCCAGTCGGctggaggtctgcaggtctggtctcagctggaggtctgcaggtctggtctcagctggaggtctgcaggtctggtctcagctggaggtctgcaggtctggtctcagctgcaggtctggtctcagctggaggtctgcaggtctggtctcagctggaggtctgcaggtctagacTCGGctggaggtctgcaggtctggtcTCGGctggaggtctgcaggtctggtcTCGGctggaggtctgcaggtctggtcTCGGctggaggtctgcaggtctaatCTCGGctggaggtctgcaggtctaatCTCGGctggaggtctgcaggtctaatCTCGGctggaggtctgcaggtctaatCTCGGctggaggtctgcaggtctaatctcagctggaggtctgcaggtctaatctcagctggaggtctgcaggtctaatctcagctggaggtctgcaggtctaatctcagctggaggtctgcaggtctaatctcagctggaggtctgcaggtctaatctcagctggaggtctgcaggtctaatctcagctggaggtctgcaggtctaatctcagctggaggtctgcaggtctaatctcagctggaggtctgcaggtctaatctcagctggaggtctgcaggtctaatctcagctggaggtctgcaggtctaatctcagctggaggtctgcaggtctaatctcagctggaggtctgcaggtctggtctcagctggaggtctggaggtctggtctcagctggaggtctggaggtctggtctcagctggaggtctggaggtctggtctcagctggaggtctggaggtctggtctcagctggaggtctggactcagctggaggtctggactcagctggaggtctggactcagctggaggtctggactcagctggaggtctggactcagctggaggtctgactcagctggaggtctgactcagctggaggtctggactcagctggaggtctggactcagctggaggtctggactcagctggaggtctggactcagctggaggtctggactcagctggaggtctggactcagctggaggtctgcaggtctggtctcagctggaggtctgcaggtctggtctcagctgcaggtctgcaggtcta
The window above is part of the Pseudoliparis swirei isolate HS2019 ecotype Mariana Trench chromosome 15, NWPU_hadal_v1, whole genome shotgun sequence genome. Proteins encoded here:
- the LOC130204956 gene encoding cytochrome c oxidase subunit 5B, mitochondrial, which translates into the protein MAARLLLRSAFRAATRRPAPVPAVSRAMAAGGVPTDEEQATGLEKVIMKAMKQGKDPYSTMKPKEYTGSKADPHLVPSVTTKRIVGCICEEDNTAVVWFWLHEGEAQRCPSCGNHYQLVAHELPH